The genome window gaaatctgacgtttacgaagtatttgtgaatccggaggaaagttttcgggaaggtctgtttACGCAAATTACTGGGAATTTCCTCATATATTTgagaatgtttcatgaatgaggcccattatATTGTGGCCTTTAttcttgtgttgtgtgtggaTGCAGACCACACCACACCTGGGGCCAGAACAATCACATCAAATCAGgcaaacatttcaaaaaccTAATGTGTGACCGAGTTTTACAATAGAAACACGTCTGTTGCATAGGTGattacaaaatgacaaaacacacaaaccagcaccagtaataataaatgaaaaaggAAATTGAACACCTCTTCATTTGCACTGGGGAAAATAGTCAAAACAAGTCAGATTGGTGACAAATATCAGGGTCAAGATGTTGAGGAGTGCACAGATGACCGCTGAtatcaccccaaaattaaaaaaaagaagtgtTTCCACGTCACTTGTCATCTGGCTTGTtcattcctgagttttaaagtAAAGGATCTGTATCCACGCTCAGCTCATGAGAGCCACAGTGCGCTCCAGATGGCCTCGCGCGAGCCCTGAGAAGAACTCCAACGCCAGGCGCATATGAATGGGGACGAACACGTAAGAAGTGTAAACCACCATGGCCACCATGGTGAACAGGACAGCGTTGAAGATGGACTTCTCCCACGGCTCCAGCACGTAGATGCCGGTGATGAGCAGGTACTGATAGTAAAGCCAGCTCACGTACTCCCTCATGGTCTTCATATTGACTCGCCGGGCGACGCCGTCCCGATGTGAGCTGCCGACATGAAAGATGTGCCCTTAAAGAGTACGACACAatgcacagacacgcacgcgaCAGATAAGTGAATGATGAATAATAATGGGGATGGGTTTGTCTCTTTATAACACATTTCAAAAGATGAAAATGTCAATTCAAGACATGAATGACATGAAGTCAATTGCATTCGGTGGCTGGTACAGTTCAGTGTTTGTTCTCTGGGCTGTGCCCTAGGGTGAAACCCGATCAAATGAAcgttggttttattttttgcttccGGGTTTGAGGAGTGAGACAAACAAAACTTGAGAAAGAAATAATCGTCAatagaaataaacacaaacaatgctGTTCATTCATGActgtttgattatttaataaaaaaagacagaaaggaacataaaatgatcaaaatccTCCAGGAATATTTACGTTAAAAAGTGGCATGAGCTCATttataaacagattttttccctttcattctttttatttaaggCTGCACAATATTGTCTGGAAAAATGAATGAGGGGAAGAGCAGTGAGCATGTGATCTCTGTAATGAAGAAAGCCCTGGTGGGTTATAAATAAACCATGTTTAAATgtgcatattaatattattgtgaACCAGAAGGGAAATAAATGTGAAGTGGCTCGTGGGGGCCATCTACAGCCCCACATTCATCCAACTGCAAAACACAGCAGgaacatgctctctctctctctctaatgtcAACAAGGTCAATATTTACATTCTcatacacataaaacaaaactgctCGTAAAATTCCGTAATTGTTCTGCTTCTTTGGACTTACAATGTGGTCAATTGCTTAAATATGAATACGAATTTAAATCAGCATTTAACCGTTCGCCTAAGAAGTTCTGTACTGTGAACTTTTAAAGTATAAGCTATGCTGTATGAATAATAGctgtagaaaaaaatgtgtattaaacACGCTGTGTGAAATGTGACACTGATGTAACTGATACTGAACTGTTAAATACAAGTGAACTTCCATCATAAATGATTCAAGATgacataaaacagatttttttaagttacCTGGCTAGATTTCAGTGTCCCTACAACAATATGGAATACTGTATCATGTTATGTGTAGTGTGATGCCAAGACAACTCCAAGCGTAAACAAGACTGATAACAGACAGCGTGAGAACAATAGCACATCACTGTGGTGTTCTTTCTAAGCAACGGTAGAAACTTTCAGCATCATTAACTAGATCCTTTTGTTGTATGTTGATGTACACTACAGAAATGTGTACAGCAAACATCCAACTAAACACGTGAAACTaaatcaacaaaacatgtttatcaATGTAACTATTCTCCTTTCTATTTCTAGTAACAGCAGCTGCAGTGTTGTTTTTATCACATCATGTCATTTAGagctgtgatgatgatgatgatgatgagagtcATTTCTCACGCGCAGCAGATCAGTTGAGAAGAGTGAGTGAAGTGCAGTGTATGTGTGCTGAGAGGACAGGTACTCACCTCAGGTGTAATGCTGCAGTCTAGAGTCAGTCAGTGTGGCTCTGTGACGGTCCGATGCAAAAGCTACTCTAGCAGTGAGACACCACCCACTTCTCGTGTTTGCTCTCGCACCCGCATGTGTATTGTGCACGTGCGCGTTAAGTAACAGAGTGGAAATAAGGCAAACTCATATAAAGCTCCTCGTTCATAATATGATGCGATGTGCagctctcactttctctctgcgGTCATGAGGCTGTATAGTACGGTGCTCTGTGACGTCATCTGCCGCATGGGTCATTTccatacctgtcaacatttgtgtACTAAAATCCGGGAGACCCGCCAGGGGGGCTGGTTGGTTGTGCGGGGCAAATATAaatctgttataaatcgttttaattactttaaatctaacataacattttcatgtcaaattcttaaatttAAATCTAAGAGACAGATCACtgggccatgaatccatgaatggttcatctgcaaggtatcatcttaatttagtatttaaagtttgCCACAGATCTCAagtcagacatgaaataacttCCATCTAAACGCGGCTTGAAAAGCAcaagcagtttgtcccttcacgcatcccgtagttcggttgttttaactttgtttattagaaagcagaatgtttttattcagtggtaagagcattgcgttaaaaacgc of Triplophysa rosa linkage group LG14, Trosa_1v2, whole genome shotgun sequence contains these proteins:
- the LOC130565163 gene encoding serine palmitoyltransferase small subunit B-like — translated: MTHAADDVTEHRHIFHVGSSHRDGVARRVNMKTMREYVSWLYYQYLLITGIYVLEPWEKSIFNAVLFTMVAMVVYTSYVFVPIHMRLALEFFSGLARGHLERTVALMS